One Mauremys mutica isolate MM-2020 ecotype Southern chromosome 9, ASM2049712v1, whole genome shotgun sequence DNA segment encodes these proteins:
- the SLC16A14 gene encoding monocarboxylate transporter 14 yields MCTTQEDIGYDFEDDSKDKTKTLKPNPNIDGGWAWMIVLSSFLVHILIMGSQMALGILNMEWLEEFSQSRGLTAWVSSLSMGITLIVGPFIGLFINTCGCRKTAIIGGILNALGWVLSAYASNVHYLFITFGVTAGVGSGMVYLPAVVMVGRYFQKRRALAQGLSTTGTGFGTFLMTVLLKYLCKEFGWRNAMFIQGAVSLNLCVCGALMRPLSSKKDANEKGVERNNSEDYHAKALFHSAKPIKSNGVVHEEQEEKEGPANVKVLDNGTMECKGKSRHGKNLYALCILKRASQLTVTIKNGFGTWYSSYFGAASLFTNRVFVAFVFWALFAYSSFVIPFIHLPEIVKQYNLSTQNDVFPLTSIIAIVHIFGKVILGIISDLPCNSTWNVFLIANFTLVICILILPLMHTYIGLAMVCALIGFSSGYFSLMPVVTEDLVGIEHLANAYGIIICANGISALLGPPFAGWIYDITQKYDFSFYICGLLYMVGIIVLLIQPCIQKKQSKDQPIDNTKV; encoded by the exons ATGTGCACCACTCAAGAAGATATTGGATATGATTTTGAAGATGATTCAAAAGATAAAACGAAGACACTTAAACCTAATCCAAACATTGATGGCGGATGGGCTTGGATGATtgtcctttcttccttccttgtACATATACTCATCATGGGGTCACAAATGGCCCTTGGAATACTTAACATGGAATGGCTTGAAGAATTCAGTCAAAGTCGAGGATTGACTGCATGGGTTAGCTCCCTTAGCATGGGTATTACATTGATCGTAG GTCCTTTCATTGGTTTATTCATTAACACATGTGGGTGCCGCAAGACAGCAATAATTGGCGGGATCTTGAATGCCCTAGGCTGGGTATTGAGTGCCTATGCCTCAAATGTACATTACCTCTTCATTACATTTGGCGTGACAGCTG GTGTTGGGAGTGGCATGGTTTACCTTCCTGCAGTGGTCATGGTAGGACGGTATTTTCAGAAGAGAAGAGCACTAGCTCAGGGACTTAGTACCACTGGAACAGGGTTTGGAACATTTCTAATGACTGTTTTACTGAAGTATCTGTGTAAGGAATTTGGATGGAGGAATGCAATGTTCATCCAGGGTGCTGTGTCTCTGAACCTGTGTGTTTGCGGAGCACTCATGAGGCCGCTTTCTTCCAAGAAGGATGCCAATGAAAAGGGTGTTGAGAGAAACAATAGTGAAGATTATCATGCAAAAGCTCTGTTCCACTCTGCAAAGCCCATAAAATCGAATGGGGTAGTACATGAAGAGCAAGAGGAAAAAGAAGGGCCAGCTAATGTCAAAGTGCTTGATAATGGGACAATGGAGTGCAAAGGTAAAAGCAGACATGGAAAGAATTTGTATGCTCTTTGCATTCTTAAGAGAGCGAGCCAGCTGACTGTTACAATCAAGAATGGGTTTGGAACATGGTACTCCAGCTACTTTGGGGCTGCATCACTTTTTACCAATAGAGTATTTGTGGCCTTTGTGTTTTGGGCATTGTTTGCATACAGCAGCTTTGTTATTCCTTTTATTCATCTTCCAGAAATTGTCAAACAGTATAATTTATCCACACAGAATGATGTGTTTCCTTTGACCTCGATTATAGCTATAGTTCATATATTTGGTAAGGTGATCCTTGGAATCATCTCTGATTTACCCTGCAACAGTACTTGGAATGTCTTCCTGATAGCTAACTTTACTCTTGTCATCTGTATTCTTATTTTGCCATTAATGCATACATATATTGGCCTGGCAATGGTTTGTGCCCTAATAGGATTTTCCAGTGGGTATTTTTCTCTAATGCCTGTTGTGACTGAAGATTTAGTGGGGATAGAGCACCTTGCAAATGCTTACGGCATCATCATTTGTGCTAATGGGATATCTGCACTGCTAGGACCACCGTTTGCAG